Sequence from the Xiphophorus couchianus chromosome 23, X_couchianus-1.0, whole genome shotgun sequence genome:
GAGTGATGCCTCTGGTCTCAGCTTTCTGTCTGATCTTTGCACGGTGGTCGGTGACTCCCTGGTCTCTTTCATCATCCCCCTTCTAAATCCGTCTTCATCCCCCTCCTCTGTGCAGCTGAAGCCTAAGTTGGACCCCTGCTACTGCACAGACCTGGTGTCTCGTCGAACCAAAGAGGTCTACTCTTATCCAAGCCCGCTGCACGCCGTCGCCCTCCAGAGCCCCCTTTTTACCTCCCTGAACCAAGAACAATCATCCTCCACAACTTCTGAAGGAGTCCAAGACGATGAGGCGGGAGAAGCGAAGCCTGACGCTGCCCCTCTCCTGCCTCAGCAGCCTCCCACTCTGGCCTCTGTCACACACTTGGAGCAGTACATCACTCGCCTGGCTTGCCAGTACCACCAGCAGGTGAACTCCTCCACCTCCGATCTCACGTCACCTGCTGCTCCTGCTCCAATCCCGCAGAGAGGTCCTTGTACTCCTGGAAAAAGTCACGGCTCCACCCAATCTCTATCTGCCTTTGAGAGCCGTAATACACCCCCCACACAGCCGGGTGGAAGCACCACTCCTTGCAAGTCCCTGCTGGGAAACTCGGCCAGAGTCAGCCTCAGCGCTATGGGGAAAAAGACCACCAGGAATTCAATCAACCTGGGTAATCTCCCTTCAGCGACCGGAGAAGATTTAAGCATCAATCTGCATCTCAACCTCAACTTGAACCTGGCTCCAGGGTTGAACTCTAACCGCGGACCCGCCGACGCagccaaaaacagcagcagtggaGCCATAAAGAGTGATGTGAACATGACTTCGGCTCCGTCTTGCAAGTCTCTGTCATCTGCCACTCCCACCGCAGGAGTCAGGTCTCGTTCTCGGATCTCAACTTGTCCGAGCAGTCTGAGCCACCGCAGTTCCCTGGAGGTCCCGCCGAGCTCGGGAGCCACTCCGGCGTTTGGGTCGTCTTCCTTCTGTCGCTCGTTGGATTGGAGCACCGGCGCTCCGCCTGAGGTGGGACAGCCAGTTTTTGTGTCAAACACGGGATCGGCTCCTGGATCTCAGCGCAGCAGCTTGATCCAAGAGTCCTGCTCCAGTCCCAAGCTGAGTGAAGACTCCCCGATGGTGGGGGAGATCTCGCGGCTCTCTGGTCTGTCTCGGGCCGTGGTGGTGGGACTGATGGAGCAAGGTGTGGAGCTGGATATCGACTGCTTCCAAACGGATCCTGCAGGTGCGGTGAGGAGCCATAGTAAAACTCACCTGACTCCGCAGAGGGATCCATCGCTTGACTACGGCAGGCTGATGGAAACCAGCCCACAGCGGCCGATCCAGCTCTCCCTCAGTGTCACCCACTCCCCCCAGTCTCAGTCCAGCCTCACCCCTCCTCTCTCACACTCCAACAGTCCCATTCACCCATACCAGTCCATCCACATCCCTCCCCCTCCTCAGTACTCCTCACAATGCCACTACCAGCACATCCCTTCTCCGTCTGATCTTCCCTCCTCTACAGCCTCCTCCCCAGCTTCACACCCCACCCCAAGGGCTCGCTCTCCTCCTCGCCCCCTCAAGCCGTCACCTATGGGGGCCACCCCTCTCTCGGTTTTCCGGCGGGATTCTCCTTTCCAGTGCTCCCTGCCGCACAACAACCGAACCTCCTCTTGGGAGCATGGAGGACTCCAACCAAGAGGTGGCTCGCTCCGACATAgtgggggaggaggagaaggtgggGGCAGGTGGAAGAAGGTGGAGAGAGATGGGCTCTACAGGGGGAAACACGCCTCCCATAAGCTGGTTAGGGCCGCTACTGTGAGCAGCTACGCCAGGAGAGAGGACTACAGCTCCGTTTGGGCCGAGGAGGCAGCCCACACACCCAGGAAGTCCTCCAGCAAACTGTGGAGGGGCTTTGAGGGTCGATTGTGGAGGAAAGAGTCTGAGACCGAGAAGGAGGAGATGGACAGAGCCGAATACGGATATGGCTGGAGCAGGGGGAACATGGGAAGCTGGAGGAGGGAGCACCGACGAGCCAAGGGATCCTCTGACAGGAAGCCAAAGGTTGATCACTCCCCCGTCTTCTCCAGGTCGAGAGGGAAAGAGGACGGGGAGAGACGCAGCTCCAGCCTCCGGCTCTCCAGGAGGGCTCTGTTCAGGAGTGAGTCCCAGGGTTTGCTGGTGCCTCGGAGCCACAGGGAGGAGCTGGCGAAGAGGGGCCACTGGGTCTCCTCCTTCGATGTAGCGCAGGGTGGAACAAGCAGAGACGAAGGCGTCAGACTGCTGAGAGCCAAGGAAGAGGACAAGCGACTGTCCTCCACCGCCAGCCTCTTCAACCTGTCTCGCTCCCAGAGCCTGGAGGGCAGCTGCCAGTCGCTCTCGTCTCTGTCCTCGCCGTCGTTTTCCCCTTCCCCTCCTCCACGGCTGCCGCTGCAGCGCTCTCGGTCGCTGAGGGATCTGGGGAGGAAGGTGTTCGGCTCCATGAGGTCTCTTAGTCTCAAACGAAAGCCATCCAAGAAGTGACACTTGTACAGCCAACGAACCTCATGTTACATTCAAAACACCGTTTGTGCTTAGCATTATATCTGATGTAAAGGAAGTGCCATCTAGTTTTGTTTGCCGATTATTCAGATCTCTGATGCTGCCTTTAGGATCTACATGAAAGGTCCTCTCTGGCACATATAAAGTCTTTCCAACTTGCCATTACAATATCTTCATTCCTTCTACTAATAATCTGGTAAATTTGAACCAATATTGGTACTTTTGATATCCTcacaaactaaagaaaaaagcGACAAAATGCTAATGGGTTACTTTGAAGCTCAGagtagctgcgtttccgttACAAATGTTCGCAGAACCTTTGATATTCTGCGAATatcgaaaaaacacaatctctttcttatttattccattaaaataagaaaggcagttaaaattacacatggataagtttgttcacataagtcattaaaaacccTCCTGCACCTTGATCATCCAACcacttcctcttcttcctcttcctcttcttctacTTCGTGGTTTGTGCCGGTGGCAACATCCGGTTTTTGATCATGTGACTGGTGTGATGCGAATGAACTATCTCTATTCCAGTTTTGTGAGATAAACCAATTTAgatacaaccaaaaaaaaaatctattgtaGTGGCAAAACTTATCAACAGATGAGTTTGTTCTAAAttgatgtgtttccattaagcaaatttattttcaaaatgtcaaattgcacaattatatgaTAAACGGAAACGCAGCTTGTGTTTTGGATCAGCAAACTTATTTGTTGGGACTCCTGGTAATGGTGGGTAAAacttttattgcagcagcacaATTTCAcaccaaacatttaaattgaatatattttggAGAAGAAAGATGCATATTTGTCCGGCTGTTTTAGGCGGTTGATACAGATTgacgttttgttttaaatttgaacaaatgtttggacaaatgtattttaatggggaacattaaaatactttgttaTATAATCTGTATATGACACAAAGATTATATAACAATCataatttttgctttgttaGTAATTATTCAGTGACTTTAACTCCAAAGCATACCTGGCTGCACCCAAACGTGCATTTGGTTGATTTgactaaataaagtaaaatttttctAAGAACAAGTTACCCAAATCCTTTCCTTTTTGCTGAGAACAGTTCAGAAAGTAAAAATCAGTGGAACTACCAAAGATATTTGGAAACTTAATGGCtttcctttaataaaacaaacccataaaactattttttatgttttcattttagtgattttcacaaaaatattgcAAGATTAATTTGTTGagctggtaaaataaaaagaaattcacaaaacattttgcgTTCATGATTTAGAAAAATAGGTGATGCATTTGCATTAAGAGGCTCTTGGAACACTTGATCAgcgtaaaataaaaattagtatGAAATGATATATGCTTAAATTTAGCAGATTTTTAGGGAAAACAGCAAATGTACCAGCATTGATTTTAACAAACCTTTAAGTTTCAAACTGTAAACTTCTTTCTAAAagtaatattgtttaaattcagAGATGATTTACAAAAAGCCCCACAAGTTAACCTAATTACTTAATAAAGTAAATCacattaaataatgttttttttcttatcttttagAATAGAACtgtgctactgcaataaaaatattaacgCATCTTTGCCCAGATTTGTCTGAATAACCAAGTCATATGTTTGTGAATACTGACCGAataactatattttaaaaaacaatgcaatggaggaaatatacaatattttaaatctgtgtttttgctgGAGGTTTTTGATGTTTCAACAATATCAGTTTGACGAAAAAAATCAACTCTGGGAAGCTTTTGTGGTTCAGTTTCATCATTCTGAATATTAACTCATTACTGGCTATTAAAAGCTTAGTTGCATAATGCTCCAACTCCCCTGTAACCATGAGAATGAATGTGTGCACACATACTCCCCGCTCTGCATGCTGCTCTGTGACTCGTTCAGTGATAATAGCTGTTGTGAGGATGTGATATTCTTTAATAATTGGCAATACAGCCTCTGAAGTACAATCATATTGGCCAGATGATGACCAAAACCAAGCAAATACTCTTTAACTTGATATTTTGCTCAGGACTTTGAAATGaatattgaattattaaaataatgaagaGTTGTATGAGAATAATTTGTGGcatatgagaaataaaataagctgaTAAATGATGTGTCTAAaatatgtgcattttatttgaaataaaacaaactagatttttaaataaaacatttcagcaaccaACATTCCTATTACTAGACAATCATAGAGGCATTTTGGTAGTGCATAAAGAGTCACTTTGATGTTCAAGAGCACAGATTACTTGACTTTCTTCATTTTCACGTTGCTAGGAAACTAACTCTTCTGTCCTCTTCTTTCTATTTTCAGCCATGACATGTTTACTGTCCTGCTCACTGCTTCCCAGCGGTCTGTAATCTGCAGAAGCCTTTACATTCCTATTCCTCCTTCAAACTCAACAACCGGTCAACATTACGGTTCAACAGGTGTATTTTCCCCTCAGGTGGTCCAGCCTGTCTGAGGTTGAGGTTTCGTTTGGCACAGAGTCCATCTAAACTCCATCACCGGCTCTGTTTGGCGGGTTAACTCTCTCCACTGTGCCGTCCTTTGAGCCGGAGGAGAACATGCCCTGATACATGGCCCTCTCTTTCTGCAGCTCCCGGTTTAGCTTCTCCTCTGCCCTCTGCAGGTGCTTCCTCACATTAGCATctgtgggagaaaataaaagcagtttcaGCATGATGTACATTATCCCACAAGATGAAATTAGACCAAACATCCAGT
This genomic interval carries:
- the LOC114139380 gene encoding mucin-5AC isoform X1 produces the protein MAARRSCVNSLWSGTERVRIGERLKATLAGVLELEVLRRKHLEMVDAALRERAPGEPRAEEAESAASDTERGSATSRRQQAASPSNTMGSGCQSSPEECLSNSGDVTVQSSSGRGSNSRWSTLSWDASSDLLSPPTPDSSGVVHLDSDSRPSSGFYSVSGSSLSDSCYSVSSEAAHVGPVTPARPPKSWEQVPASADNTDTLWSEGVVQLQQPATDGNPEETEPAEDPIAPAPDDPAVQESDASGLSFLSDLCTVVGDSLVSFIIPLLNPSSSPSSVQLKPKLDPCYCTDLVSRRTKEVYSYPSPLHAVALQSPLFTSLNQEQSSSTTSEGVQDDEAGEAKPDAAPLLPQQPPTLASVTHLEQYITRLACQYHQQVNSSTSDLTSPAAPAPIPQRGPCTPGKSHGSTQSLSAFESRNTPPTQPGGSTTPCKSLLGNSARVSLSAMGKKTTRNSINLGNLPSATGEDLSINLHLNLNLNLAPGLNSNRGPADAAKNSSSGAIKSDVNMTSAPSCKSLSSATPTAGVRSRSRISTCPSSLSHRSSLEVPPSSGATPAFGSSSFCRSLDWSTGAPPEVGQPVFVSNTGSAPGSQRSSLIQESCSSPKLSEDSPMVGEISRLSGLSRAVVVGLMEQGVELDIDCFQTDPAGAVRSHSKTHLTPQRDPSLDYGRLMETSPQRPIQLSLSVTHSPQSQSSLTPPLSHSNSPIHPYQSIHIPPPPQYSSQCHYQHIPSPSDLPSSTASSPASHPTPRARSPPRPLKPSPMGATPLSVFRRDSPFQCSLPHNNRTSSWEHGGLQPRGGSLRHSGGGGEGGGRWKKVERDGLYRGKHASHKLVRAATVSSYARREDYSSVWAEEAAHTPRKSSSKLWRGFEGRLWRKESETEKEEMDRAEYGYGWSRGNMGSWRREHRRAKGSSDRKPKVDHSPVFSRSRGKEDGERRSSSLRLSRRALFRSESQGLLVPRSHREELAKRGHWVSSFDVAQGGTSRDEGVRLLRAKEEDKRLSSTASLFNLSRSQSLEGSCQSLSSLSSPSFSPSPPPRLPLQRSRSLRDLGRKVFGSMRSLSLKRKPSKK
- the LOC114139380 gene encoding mucin-5AC isoform X2, which codes for MGSGCQSSPEECLSNSGDVTVQSSSGRGSNSRWSTLSWDASSDLLSPPTPDSSGVVHLDSDSRPSSGFYSVSGSSLSDSCYSVSSEAAHVGPVTPARPPKSWEQVPASADNTDTLWSEGVVQLQQPATDGNPEETEPAEDPIAPAPDDPAVQESDASGLSFLSDLCTVVGDSLVSFIIPLLNPSSSPSSVQLKPKLDPCYCTDLVSRRTKEVYSYPSPLHAVALQSPLFTSLNQEQSSSTTSEGVQDDEAGEAKPDAAPLLPQQPPTLASVTHLEQYITRLACQYHQQVNSSTSDLTSPAAPAPIPQRGPCTPGKSHGSTQSLSAFESRNTPPTQPGGSTTPCKSLLGNSARVSLSAMGKKTTRNSINLGNLPSATGEDLSINLHLNLNLNLAPGLNSNRGPADAAKNSSSGAIKSDVNMTSAPSCKSLSSATPTAGVRSRSRISTCPSSLSHRSSLEVPPSSGATPAFGSSSFCRSLDWSTGAPPEVGQPVFVSNTGSAPGSQRSSLIQESCSSPKLSEDSPMVGEISRLSGLSRAVVVGLMEQGVELDIDCFQTDPAGAVRSHSKTHLTPQRDPSLDYGRLMETSPQRPIQLSLSVTHSPQSQSSLTPPLSHSNSPIHPYQSIHIPPPPQYSSQCHYQHIPSPSDLPSSTASSPASHPTPRARSPPRPLKPSPMGATPLSVFRRDSPFQCSLPHNNRTSSWEHGGLQPRGGSLRHSGGGGEGGGRWKKVERDGLYRGKHASHKLVRAATVSSYARREDYSSVWAEEAAHTPRKSSSKLWRGFEGRLWRKESETEKEEMDRAEYGYGWSRGNMGSWRREHRRAKGSSDRKPKVDHSPVFSRSRGKEDGERRSSSLRLSRRALFRSESQGLLVPRSHREELAKRGHWVSSFDVAQGGTSRDEGVRLLRAKEEDKRLSSTASLFNLSRSQSLEGSCQSLSSLSSPSFSPSPPPRLPLQRSRSLRDLGRKVFGSMRSLSLKRKPSKK